One Spodoptera frugiperda isolate SF20-4 chromosome 30, AGI-APGP_CSIRO_Sfru_2.0, whole genome shotgun sequence genomic window carries:
- the LOC126912842 gene encoding uncharacterized protein LOC126912842 isoform X2, which translates to MASSWRSRRILGLVQTGNNQELDHIISHDETRSEYHIDIENQENLSPEFGPMPITAEEPKSDLKQDSPTVTKIVSLVPDYSSDSTVSENIDSIHVNNNAEPADYDSQILPISGNNTQRSRSSSSSSSSSSTSSSSSSSSSSSSSSSDTPEVNDDQQIIQQRASRHKNSVPHYNISPIYSDESDIDLSDDDPTIDFNSIPRKHIRRQNFLFEGSTLDSSDFNSETNNSRRGRKRSRKIEKWQQVRSKQLRNRGKSYVSMSKRRKTIPARFIKDACNENCKLKCKDKIDDEGRYHLFSSFWDLGSLVAQRAYLRTCMEDITPKYKYTNSQNPRRPNKAFYYILNYNNKIRVCKTFLKNTLSISERMIFTVQSRMNDGFMLDDLRGRHNNHNKLNPQLLDDIRKPKLESHYVRASTSKQYIGGDKTIKDLYNDFAAQQSNSNREVGNYMAYYKIFNTEFNLGFYQPKKDQCDLCTSYHNSNVEQKQVLEDKYCKHMQEKTLSRAEKVADRQNITKDSRVVIYDLEAVLQCPRGNTSAFYYKSKLNSYNLTLTELLNGDKKAYDNVHCFFWTEVDAKRGANEIGSCIWEYLQNLCAEDEEPKQIIFYSDNCCGQNKNKYIATLYLYAVTNLNISSITHKFMIRGHTQNEADSVHSLIEREVKKNLKAGPIYSPDQYVTLIKNAKKK; encoded by the exons ATGGCGTCATCTTGGAGGTCCCGTAGAATCCTAGGTTTGGTTCAAACTGGAAATAACCAAGAACTCGACCACATAATTAGTCACGAtgag accaGAAGTGAATATCATATAGATATCGAAAATCAGGAAAATCTATCTCCAGAGTTTGGGCCGATGCCAATAACAGCTGAAGAGCCAAAATCTGATTTGAAACAGGATTCACCTACTGTCACAAAAATCGTTAGCCTAGTACCAGATTATAGCAGTGATTCAACCGTGAGTGAAAATATTGATAGTATACACGTAAACAACAATGCCGAGCCTGCTGATTACGACTCTCAAATTTTGCCGATCTCAGGCAATAATACTCAACGTTCTCGATCCTCCAGTTCATCTTCATCATCTAGTTCCACTTCTTCTAGTTCATCCTCATCTTCATCAAGTTCTTCAAGCTCCAGTGATACTCCAGAAGTTAATGACGATCAACAAATTATTCAGCAAAGAGCGAGTCGACATAAGAACAGCGTGCCTCATTATAATATTTCCCCTATTTACTCAGATGAAAGTGACATTGATCTCAGCGACGATGATCCTACCATAGATTTTAATTCAATACCTAGAAAGCACATTAGGAGACAGAACTTTCTCTTTGAAGGATCAACTTTAGATTCTTCTGACTTCAATAGCGAAACAAATAATAGTCGTCGAGGACGCAAGAGATCACGAAAAATTGAGAAGTGGCAGCAAGTGCGATCGAAGCAACTCCGCAATAGAGGCAAATCGTATGTCTCGATGTCAAAAAGACGTAAAACTATTCCAGCTCGATTTATAAAAGACGCATGTAACGAAAACTGTAAATTAAAGTGTAAAGATAAGATCGATGATGAGGGGAGATACCATTTATTTAGCTCCTTTTGGGACCTAGGGAGCTTAGTTGCACAGAGGGCCTATTTACGAACGTGTATGGAAGATATTACCCCTAAATATAAATACACTAATTCTCAAAATCCCAGACGTCCAAACAaagctttttattatattttaaattataataataaaataagagtatgtaagacttttttaaaaaatacactgTCTATATCCGAAAGAATGATTTTCACGGTGCAATCTAGAATGAACGATGGTTTTATGCTTGATGACCTAAGAGGGAGACATAATAATCACAACAAACTTAATCCGCAGTTACTAGATGACATTCGAAAACCAAAGCTAGAATCACATTATGTTCGAGCTTCGACGTCAAAGCAGTACATTGGCGGTGATAAGACTATTAAGGATTTATACAATGATTTTGCTGCACAGCAAAGTAATAGTAACAGGGAAGTAGGTAATTATATGGCatattacaaaatttttaaCACTGAATTCAATTTAGGATTTTACCAACCAAAGAAAGATCAATGTGATCTATGCACATCATACCACAACTCAAATGTTGAACAGAAACAAGTTTTGGAagataaatattgtaaacatatGCAGGAGAAAACCTTGAGTCGTGCTGAAAAAGTTGCCGATCGTCAAAATATAACCAAAGACTCTAGAGTAGTTATTTATGACTTAGAAGCTGTTTTACAGTGTCCGAGGGGTAATACTTCCGCTTTCTATTATAAGTCTAAACTAAATAGCTATAATTTGACGTTGACAGAGCTACTAAATGGAGATAAAAAAGCATATGACAATGTTCACTGTTTCTTTTGGACTGAAGTAGACGCTAAACGAGGTGCTAACGAAATTGGCTCTTGCATTTGGGAATATTTACAAAATCTGTGTGCAGAAGATGAAGAACcgaaacaaattatattttactcagACAACTGCTGTGggcagaataaaaataaatatatcgccacattatatttgtatgccgtaactaatttaaatatttccagtATAACACATAAATTTATGATAAGGGGACATACACAGAATGAAGCAGACAGTGTGCACAGCCTAATAGAAAGAGAGGTAAAGAAAAACTTAAAAGCAGGTCCAATTTATAGTCCAGACCAGTATGTTACCCttattaaaaatgcaaaaaaaaagtaa
- the LOC126912842 gene encoding uncharacterized protein LOC126912842 isoform X1 → MFVFNFLGYYRTMASSWRSRRILGLVQTGNNQELDHIISHDETRSEYHIDIENQENLSPEFGPMPITAEEPKSDLKQDSPTVTKIVSLVPDYSSDSTVSENIDSIHVNNNAEPADYDSQILPISGNNTQRSRSSSSSSSSSSTSSSSSSSSSSSSSSSDTPEVNDDQQIIQQRASRHKNSVPHYNISPIYSDESDIDLSDDDPTIDFNSIPRKHIRRQNFLFEGSTLDSSDFNSETNNSRRGRKRSRKIEKWQQVRSKQLRNRGKSYVSMSKRRKTIPARFIKDACNENCKLKCKDKIDDEGRYHLFSSFWDLGSLVAQRAYLRTCMEDITPKYKYTNSQNPRRPNKAFYYILNYNNKIRVCKTFLKNTLSISERMIFTVQSRMNDGFMLDDLRGRHNNHNKLNPQLLDDIRKPKLESHYVRASTSKQYIGGDKTIKDLYNDFAAQQSNSNREVGNYMAYYKIFNTEFNLGFYQPKKDQCDLCTSYHNSNVEQKQVLEDKYCKHMQEKTLSRAEKVADRQNITKDSRVVIYDLEAVLQCPRGNTSAFYYKSKLNSYNLTLTELLNGDKKAYDNVHCFFWTEVDAKRGANEIGSCIWEYLQNLCAEDEEPKQIIFYSDNCCGQNKNKYIATLYLYAVTNLNISSITHKFMIRGHTQNEADSVHSLIEREVKKNLKAGPIYSPDQYVTLIKNAKKK, encoded by the exons ATGTTCGTCTTTAACTTTTTAGGTTATTATAGAACAATGGCGTCATCTTGGAGGTCCCGTAGAATCCTAGGTTTGGTTCAAACTGGAAATAACCAAGAACTCGACCACATAATTAGTCACGAtgag accaGAAGTGAATATCATATAGATATCGAAAATCAGGAAAATCTATCTCCAGAGTTTGGGCCGATGCCAATAACAGCTGAAGAGCCAAAATCTGATTTGAAACAGGATTCACCTACTGTCACAAAAATCGTTAGCCTAGTACCAGATTATAGCAGTGATTCAACCGTGAGTGAAAATATTGATAGTATACACGTAAACAACAATGCCGAGCCTGCTGATTACGACTCTCAAATTTTGCCGATCTCAGGCAATAATACTCAACGTTCTCGATCCTCCAGTTCATCTTCATCATCTAGTTCCACTTCTTCTAGTTCATCCTCATCTTCATCAAGTTCTTCAAGCTCCAGTGATACTCCAGAAGTTAATGACGATCAACAAATTATTCAGCAAAGAGCGAGTCGACATAAGAACAGCGTGCCTCATTATAATATTTCCCCTATTTACTCAGATGAAAGTGACATTGATCTCAGCGACGATGATCCTACCATAGATTTTAATTCAATACCTAGAAAGCACATTAGGAGACAGAACTTTCTCTTTGAAGGATCAACTTTAGATTCTTCTGACTTCAATAGCGAAACAAATAATAGTCGTCGAGGACGCAAGAGATCACGAAAAATTGAGAAGTGGCAGCAAGTGCGATCGAAGCAACTCCGCAATAGAGGCAAATCGTATGTCTCGATGTCAAAAAGACGTAAAACTATTCCAGCTCGATTTATAAAAGACGCATGTAACGAAAACTGTAAATTAAAGTGTAAAGATAAGATCGATGATGAGGGGAGATACCATTTATTTAGCTCCTTTTGGGACCTAGGGAGCTTAGTTGCACAGAGGGCCTATTTACGAACGTGTATGGAAGATATTACCCCTAAATATAAATACACTAATTCTCAAAATCCCAGACGTCCAAACAaagctttttattatattttaaattataataataaaataagagtatgtaagacttttttaaaaaatacactgTCTATATCCGAAAGAATGATTTTCACGGTGCAATCTAGAATGAACGATGGTTTTATGCTTGATGACCTAAGAGGGAGACATAATAATCACAACAAACTTAATCCGCAGTTACTAGATGACATTCGAAAACCAAAGCTAGAATCACATTATGTTCGAGCTTCGACGTCAAAGCAGTACATTGGCGGTGATAAGACTATTAAGGATTTATACAATGATTTTGCTGCACAGCAAAGTAATAGTAACAGGGAAGTAGGTAATTATATGGCatattacaaaatttttaaCACTGAATTCAATTTAGGATTTTACCAACCAAAGAAAGATCAATGTGATCTATGCACATCATACCACAACTCAAATGTTGAACAGAAACAAGTTTTGGAagataaatattgtaaacatatGCAGGAGAAAACCTTGAGTCGTGCTGAAAAAGTTGCCGATCGTCAAAATATAACCAAAGACTCTAGAGTAGTTATTTATGACTTAGAAGCTGTTTTACAGTGTCCGAGGGGTAATACTTCCGCTTTCTATTATAAGTCTAAACTAAATAGCTATAATTTGACGTTGACAGAGCTACTAAATGGAGATAAAAAAGCATATGACAATGTTCACTGTTTCTTTTGGACTGAAGTAGACGCTAAACGAGGTGCTAACGAAATTGGCTCTTGCATTTGGGAATATTTACAAAATCTGTGTGCAGAAGATGAAGAACcgaaacaaattatattttactcagACAACTGCTGTGggcagaataaaaataaatatatcgccacattatatttgtatgccgtaactaatttaaatatttccagtATAACACATAAATTTATGATAAGGGGACATACACAGAATGAAGCAGACAGTGTGCACAGCCTAATAGAAAGAGAGGTAAAGAAAAACTTAAAAGCAGGTCCAATTTATAGTCCAGACCAGTATGTTACCCttattaaaaatgcaaaaaaaaagtaa
- the LOC118269658 gene encoding uncharacterized protein LOC118269658 isoform X2, translating into MYTLVEIALSVGVLVTLVTALAVCVCGCKNSNQKASTQNSQRSLPEIPHPVGRPDSGDTASEIYATVNLDEGNKTVATASTSRDHPYEHAYAKVQNESHILVEVTTDQTPEREIQIDEREVGQNPAESVVISASVAISGQLPSSQELPYITPPSPRPNTDNTTHFSGDSTDSAKGYTSISVREPLSNIRAQSSKPPSQPHYATVSDDSDEMYAAIEEASVGEGSDTYAQIATEPRRRDPTPDLLHTDPTHVARRSAPPDVGASTANATHSRQASSSSCSNSTGALGSPKPEKRQANSPLPPPPHVGSHGAAHVTSHVTSHVTSHVTVHAAAHSASHAPSHSAAHGAAHSTTHPAPHATSHAAPRQPAIEQALAQRHQRMSSTGDLHFNHDKLRRSLNEKHQRNNSCVSSSDFYGCNYPVEKHRFSSGDLIRPLVARELNFDIDQRDSQTDNLYNSIDGPGYSDYSSADANTSLNSDHRVTESPSRNVEEMYAKVMKKAKGRTEETVRRSKDFTGADGEPHTSKFRGDDPGYETIDRKKSINHGYETIAHKERKSSQSQDPGYETVKDINKAGPTSNFTNNNLLKLNHLAMDSGPNSIVSSDAGYEHISKTDNNASDSDPNYEVLRNQPPTPPYATIAPNYKVQPTYSTVNKKPNKYNNWPANNNDEPTLEPNYESMPHDPLYNTGSESDPNYESVRPKDPNYESVSTQDPNYESLRCKDPKYESVRSKDSKYDSVRSKKDPNYESVKYFELSKKDPPYEKVNNEASGSASVERSDSAAGYEKINVPNRSEPKSSINNGGDATVSDYFQV; encoded by the exons GGCGTCAACGCAGAACAGTCAGCGAAGTTTGCCAGAAATACCACATCCAGTGGGGAGACCAGACAGCGGCGACACTGCTTCAGAAATATATGCCACTGTGAATTTGGATGAAG GTAATAAAACGGTAGCGACTGCATCTACGAGCCGGGACCACCCCTACGAACATGCCTACGCTAAAGTACAGAATGAAAGCCATAT TCTTGTTGAAGTAACTACGGACCAAACACCTGAACGAGAAATTCAAATCGATGAGCGGGAAGTGGGGCAAAATCCAGCAG aatcgGTGGTAATATCGGCGTCGGTGGCGATAAGTGGGCAACTGCCTTCGAGCCAAGAGCTTCCTTACATCACGCCGCCCTCTCCTCGACCGAATACTGACAACACCACACACTTTAGCGGAGATTCCACTGATTCAGCAA AGGGTTACACAAGCATCTCAGTGCGTGAACCACTGAGTAACATTCGCGCTCAAAGTAGCAAGCCACCATCACAGCCCCACTATGCCACCGTATCTGATGATTCCG ACGAGATGTATGCAGCGATTGAGGAGGCGAGCGTTGGCGAGGGTTCGGACACGTACGCGCAGATCGCAACCGAGCCACGTCGTCGGGACCCCACGCCAGACCTACTGCATACCGACCCCACGCACGTTGCTAG ACGAAGTGCGCCTCCGGACGTCGGTGCATCAACGGCGAATGCTACGCACTCTAGACAAG CGTCTTCCTCATCATGCTCGAATTCGACGGGTGCGCTGGGCTCCCCGAAGCCAGAGAAGCGTCAGGCCAACTCGCCATTACCTCCGCCACCGCACGTCGGCTCGCACGGGGCCGCGCATGTGACGTCACATGTCACGTCGCACGTCACGTCGCACGTCACGGTGCACGCCGCCGCGCACTCCGCGTCACACGCACCGTCACACAGCGCGGCACACGGCGCGGCACACAGCACGACACACCCCGCGCCGCACGCGACATCGCACGCCGCGCCGCGACAGCCCGCCATCGAACAGGCTCTCGCACAGCGACACCAACGGATGTCTAGCACAG GTGACCTACATTTCAACCATGACAAGTTACGACGGAGTCTCAACGAGAAACACCAACGAAACAATAGTTGCGTAAGCTCATCTGATTTCTACGGCTGCAATTACCCCGTAGAGAAACATCGCTTTAGTTCTGGGGACTTGATCAGGCCACTTGTAGCCAGAGAGCTTAACTTTGACATCGACCAGCGCGATAGTCAAACTGACAACCTGTACAACTCTATTGATGGTCCAGGCTACAGTGACTACTCTTCGGCAGATGCCAACACCAGTTTGAATTCAGATCATCGCGTAACTGAAAGTCCTTCACGCAATGTTGAGGAAATGTATGCTAAAGTTATGAAGAAAGCTAAAGGCAGAACCGAAGAGACCGTAAGGCGTTCAAAAGATTTCACAGGAGCTGACGGTGAGCCACACACATCGAAATTCCGAGGGGATGATCCTGGTTACGAGACCATCGATCGGAAAAAGTCAATAAACCATGGATATGAGACTATCGCGCATAAAGAGCGGAAATCATCACAGAGTCAAGATCCAGGATACGAAACTGTGAAGGACATAAACAAAGCAGGTCCTACCTCAAActttacaaacaacaatttactGAAGCTGAATCACCTGGCGATGGACAGTGGGCCTAATAGCATTGTAAGCAGTGACGCGGGGTATGAGCATATTTCTAAGACTGATAATAATGCTTCCGATTCAGACCCCAACTATGAAGTGCTGAGGAACCAGCCGCCCACGCCACCTTATGCAACGATTGCACCAAACTACAAAGTACAGCCAACATATTCCACGGTTAACAAAAAGCCCAATAAGTACAACAATTGGCCTGCTAATAATAACGATGAACCCACCTTAGAACCAAATTACGAGTCGATGCCGCATGATCCCCTATACAACACTGGTAGTGAATCGGACCCCAATTATGAGTCCGTTCGTCCCAAAGACCCTAATTATGAGAGTGTGAGTACGCAAGATCCGAACTACGAGTCATTAAGGTGTAAGGATCCAAAGTACGAGTCGGTTCGATCGAAAGACTCAAAGTATGATTCAGTGCGCTCCAAAAAGGATCCGAATTACGAAAGCGTAAAGTACTTTGAGCTGTCAAAGAAAGACCCGCCTTATGAAAAAGTGAATAATGAAGCGTCGGGGAGCGCCAGTGTGGAGAGGTCGGATTCCGCGGCGGGATATGAGAAAATTAACGTACCAAACAGAAGCGAGCCGAAAAGCAGTATTAATAACGGAGGCGACGCCACCGTCAGTGATTACTTTCAAGTGTAA
- the LOC118269838 gene encoding transmembrane emp24 domain-containing protein 3, protein MIFTPILVAIFMTLINGILSKSVELTFELPDSAVECFYEEIEKNTSAALEYQVITGGQYDVDVKIEGPNKQIIYQQQKMQYDSHQFTTQISGIYKVCFSNEFSTFSHKLVYMELNVGPEKPLPGVGDHATVLTQLETSAEEIHSALNRIIDHQTHHRLREAQGRKRAEDLNERVFWWSMGESLAIVCVAFAQVMVLKNFFSDRPTLYNRM, encoded by the exons ATGATTTTCACACCAATATTAGTTGCAATATTTATGACATTAATCAACGGTATACTTTCTAAAAGCGTTGAACTTACCTTCGAGTTACCTGATAGTGCAGTAGAATGTTTTTatgaagaaatagaaaaaaatacatcagcGGCATTAGAATATCAG GTAATTACCGGAGGACAATACGATGTCGATGTCAAGATAGAAGGTCccaacaaacaaattatttaccaACAACAAAAAATGCAATATGATTCTCATCAGTTTACTACACAAATATCAG GTATTTACAAGGTTTGCTTCAGCAATGAATTCAGTACATTCTCCCACAAACTTGTGTACATGGAACTTAATGTTGGTCCTGAGAAGCCTTTGCCTGGAGTTGGAGACCATGCAACTGTTCTAACACAG CTGGAAACTTCTGCCGAAGAAATTCATTCAGCCCTTAACAGAATCATTGACCACCAAACTCACCACAGGCTAAGAGAGGCTCAAGGTCGCAAGAGGGCAGAGGACCTCAACGAGAGAGTATTCTGGTGGTCCATGGGCGAATCTCTAGCTATTGTTTGTGTAGCATTCGCACAAGTCATGGTACTCAAGAACTTCTTCAGCGACCGACCAACGTTATACAATCGAATGTAA
- the LOC118269658 gene encoding uncharacterized protein LOC118269658 isoform X1, translating to MYTLVEIALSVGVLVTLVTALAVCVCGCKNSNQKSELVGMAGVVKIRFDEEAPSPTPTTPASIKRASTQNSQRSLPEIPHPVGRPDSGDTASEIYATVNLDEGNKTVATASTSRDHPYEHAYAKVQNESHILVEVTTDQTPEREIQIDEREVGQNPAESVVISASVAISGQLPSSQELPYITPPSPRPNTDNTTHFSGDSTDSAKGYTSISVREPLSNIRAQSSKPPSQPHYATVSDDSDEMYAAIEEASVGEGSDTYAQIATEPRRRDPTPDLLHTDPTHVARRSAPPDVGASTANATHSRQASSSSCSNSTGALGSPKPEKRQANSPLPPPPHVGSHGAAHVTSHVTSHVTSHVTVHAAAHSASHAPSHSAAHGAAHSTTHPAPHATSHAAPRQPAIEQALAQRHQRMSSTGDLHFNHDKLRRSLNEKHQRNNSCVSSSDFYGCNYPVEKHRFSSGDLIRPLVARELNFDIDQRDSQTDNLYNSIDGPGYSDYSSADANTSLNSDHRVTESPSRNVEEMYAKVMKKAKGRTEETVRRSKDFTGADGEPHTSKFRGDDPGYETIDRKKSINHGYETIAHKERKSSQSQDPGYETVKDINKAGPTSNFTNNNLLKLNHLAMDSGPNSIVSSDAGYEHISKTDNNASDSDPNYEVLRNQPPTPPYATIAPNYKVQPTYSTVNKKPNKYNNWPANNNDEPTLEPNYESMPHDPLYNTGSESDPNYESVRPKDPNYESVSTQDPNYESLRCKDPKYESVRSKDSKYDSVRSKKDPNYESVKYFELSKKDPPYEKVNNEASGSASVERSDSAAGYEKINVPNRSEPKSSINNGGDATVSDYFQV from the exons GGCGTCAACGCAGAACAGTCAGCGAAGTTTGCCAGAAATACCACATCCAGTGGGGAGACCAGACAGCGGCGACACTGCTTCAGAAATATATGCCACTGTGAATTTGGATGAAG GTAATAAAACGGTAGCGACTGCATCTACGAGCCGGGACCACCCCTACGAACATGCCTACGCTAAAGTACAGAATGAAAGCCATAT TCTTGTTGAAGTAACTACGGACCAAACACCTGAACGAGAAATTCAAATCGATGAGCGGGAAGTGGGGCAAAATCCAGCAG aatcgGTGGTAATATCGGCGTCGGTGGCGATAAGTGGGCAACTGCCTTCGAGCCAAGAGCTTCCTTACATCACGCCGCCCTCTCCTCGACCGAATACTGACAACACCACACACTTTAGCGGAGATTCCACTGATTCAGCAA AGGGTTACACAAGCATCTCAGTGCGTGAACCACTGAGTAACATTCGCGCTCAAAGTAGCAAGCCACCATCACAGCCCCACTATGCCACCGTATCTGATGATTCCG ACGAGATGTATGCAGCGATTGAGGAGGCGAGCGTTGGCGAGGGTTCGGACACGTACGCGCAGATCGCAACCGAGCCACGTCGTCGGGACCCCACGCCAGACCTACTGCATACCGACCCCACGCACGTTGCTAG ACGAAGTGCGCCTCCGGACGTCGGTGCATCAACGGCGAATGCTACGCACTCTAGACAAG CGTCTTCCTCATCATGCTCGAATTCGACGGGTGCGCTGGGCTCCCCGAAGCCAGAGAAGCGTCAGGCCAACTCGCCATTACCTCCGCCACCGCACGTCGGCTCGCACGGGGCCGCGCATGTGACGTCACATGTCACGTCGCACGTCACGTCGCACGTCACGGTGCACGCCGCCGCGCACTCCGCGTCACACGCACCGTCACACAGCGCGGCACACGGCGCGGCACACAGCACGACACACCCCGCGCCGCACGCGACATCGCACGCCGCGCCGCGACAGCCCGCCATCGAACAGGCTCTCGCACAGCGACACCAACGGATGTCTAGCACAG GTGACCTACATTTCAACCATGACAAGTTACGACGGAGTCTCAACGAGAAACACCAACGAAACAATAGTTGCGTAAGCTCATCTGATTTCTACGGCTGCAATTACCCCGTAGAGAAACATCGCTTTAGTTCTGGGGACTTGATCAGGCCACTTGTAGCCAGAGAGCTTAACTTTGACATCGACCAGCGCGATAGTCAAACTGACAACCTGTACAACTCTATTGATGGTCCAGGCTACAGTGACTACTCTTCGGCAGATGCCAACACCAGTTTGAATTCAGATCATCGCGTAACTGAAAGTCCTTCACGCAATGTTGAGGAAATGTATGCTAAAGTTATGAAGAAAGCTAAAGGCAGAACCGAAGAGACCGTAAGGCGTTCAAAAGATTTCACAGGAGCTGACGGTGAGCCACACACATCGAAATTCCGAGGGGATGATCCTGGTTACGAGACCATCGATCGGAAAAAGTCAATAAACCATGGATATGAGACTATCGCGCATAAAGAGCGGAAATCATCACAGAGTCAAGATCCAGGATACGAAACTGTGAAGGACATAAACAAAGCAGGTCCTACCTCAAActttacaaacaacaatttactGAAGCTGAATCACCTGGCGATGGACAGTGGGCCTAATAGCATTGTAAGCAGTGACGCGGGGTATGAGCATATTTCTAAGACTGATAATAATGCTTCCGATTCAGACCCCAACTATGAAGTGCTGAGGAACCAGCCGCCCACGCCACCTTATGCAACGATTGCACCAAACTACAAAGTACAGCCAACATATTCCACGGTTAACAAAAAGCCCAATAAGTACAACAATTGGCCTGCTAATAATAACGATGAACCCACCTTAGAACCAAATTACGAGTCGATGCCGCATGATCCCCTATACAACACTGGTAGTGAATCGGACCCCAATTATGAGTCCGTTCGTCCCAAAGACCCTAATTATGAGAGTGTGAGTACGCAAGATCCGAACTACGAGTCATTAAGGTGTAAGGATCCAAAGTACGAGTCGGTTCGATCGAAAGACTCAAAGTATGATTCAGTGCGCTCCAAAAAGGATCCGAATTACGAAAGCGTAAAGTACTTTGAGCTGTCAAAGAAAGACCCGCCTTATGAAAAAGTGAATAATGAAGCGTCGGGGAGCGCCAGTGTGGAGAGGTCGGATTCCGCGGCGGGATATGAGAAAATTAACGTACCAAACAGAAGCGAGCCGAAAAGCAGTATTAATAACGGAGGCGACGCCACCGTCAGTGATTACTTTCAAGTGTAA
- the LOC118269837 gene encoding protein YIPF5, with the protein MANFNNPNDYSWQTQNNSQSYSFNTSNAFADQPQTLDFQTFPTDQQNYSFDQNQGTMTANNNQYYNSNIFTPAPVPGEPVGEPTEFDEPPLLDELEIYPDRILEKTLAVLNPFHGQSKADDANFLLRDTDIAGPIAFCLALAVCLFLAGNKAHFGYVYGLSVMSVILMYFLLSLMSRTEGVFTLLSVASVLGYCMLPMVVLACLGIFISLEGSVGLSLSAVAVIWSALSASRLFVTMSGDAEQRPLIAYPCALVNGVFALLVLF; encoded by the exons ATGGCAAATTTCAACAACCCAAACGATTATTCATGGCAAACTCAAAATAATAGCCAAAGTTACTCTTTTAACACTTCTAATGCATTTGCTGATCAACCGCAAACGTTAG ATTTTCAAACATTTCCTACCGATCAACAAAACTACTCATTCGACCAAAACCAGGGCACTATGACTGCCAATAACAATCAGTACTACAACTCAAACATATTTACACCAGCACCAGTGCCCGGGGAGCCCGTCGGCGAACCAACCGAGTTTGACGAACCGCCACTGTTAGACGAACTGGAGATATACCCAGATAGAATATTGGAGAAAACTTTAGCTGTACTTAATCCATTCCACGGTCAATCAAAAGCTGATGATGCTAACTTCCTACTGAGAGACACAGACATAGCTGGCCCTATCGCATTTTGTTTAGCACTAGCAGTGTGTTTATTCCTAGCTGGGAATAAAGCACATTTTGGGTATGTTTATGGGTTATCTGTAATGTCGGTTATTTTGATGTATTTCCTACTGTCTCTAATGAGTCGCACTGAAGGAGTTTTTACCCTGCTAAGTGTGGCTAGTGTCCTAGGCTACTGTATGTTGCCAATGGTGGTACTGGCTTGTCTTGGAATCTTCATCTCTCTTGAGGGATCTGTGGGATTAAGTTTGTCAGCTGTTGCAGTTATCTGGTCAGCACTGTCGGCTAGCAGGCTGTTTGTTACCATGTCTGGTGATGCTGAACAGAGACCACTGATTGCCTATCCTTGCGCCTTAGTCAATGGAGTTTTTGCTCTATTAGTACTCTTTTGA